Proteins from a genomic interval of Zingiber officinale cultivar Zhangliang chromosome 2A, Zo_v1.1, whole genome shotgun sequence:
- the LOC122042266 gene encoding protein NEN1-like, whose translation MFHLRERSTTSSKHFIHRSFRRLEHQLPDPTADLVVLEPKQTPLQRDDTGSSNSDIHSRREKWWSGGGKEGMEASGAEIAFFDVETTVPSRSGERFALLEFGAILVCARRLVEVGCYSTLIRPADVAAISPVSIRCNGITPDTVSAAPTFRDVADRVFDVLDGRVWAGHNIVRFDCARIREAFEELGRPAPEPKSIIDTLPLLTQKFGRRAGNMKMASLATYFGLGQQRHRSLDDVRMNLEVLKCCAAVLFLEVNLPDVFSLDKLVLTNTPSGTETYEDASHSHQRTPGSPCDEFTDQQTNRHILNTYQAGPSISVSENASNLVASMEQMNIDLLQSNTQLPQIIESDCDRICTTVPTENSNCYVGFLEADQVLPDKIRAPTVQNFQKTILYRDCPLQLSCMGMKIHFGVNSKFRDYSGRPKLSIVVDAPHNLCKILDICNRVAQASSQNSGSNSEWRPVLKRLGHSNTATIRLHIPTVANGDGAIYSTEMYHKDPSGNMQKLLFSRPDAAELESIFVPGTTVDAYFIADIYDFQQNAGIKLVARRLVVLSK comes from the exons ATGTTTCATCTTCGTGAAAG ATCTACTACTTCCTCGAAGCATTTCATCCACCGCTCGTTCCGGCGACTTGAGCACCAATTGCCAGATCCGACGGCTGATCTTGTAGTCTTGGAGCCGAAGCAAACCCCGCTACAAAGGGATGATACCGGGTCCAGCAACTCGGATATCCATAGCCGCAGGGAGAAGTGGTGGAGTGGAGGAGGGAAGGAAGGCATGGAAGCGAGCGGGGCGGAGATCGCGTTCTTCGACGTGGAGACGACGGTGCCAAGCCGGTCCGGCGAAAGGTTTGCGCTGCTGGAGTTCGGGGCTATCCTCGTCTGCGCGCGGCGGCTGGTGGAGGTCGGATGCTACTCCACCCTCATCCGGCCCGCAGACGTCGCCGCCATTTCCCCCGTTTCCATCCGCTGCAATGGCATCACTCCCGACACCGTCTCCGCTGCCCCGACCTTCCGCGATGTCGCTGACCGCGTTTTCGACGTTCTCGACG GACGGGTGTGGGCGGGGCACAACATTGTGAGGTTTGATTGCGCTCGGATAAGAGAGGCATTTGAGGAGCTCGGTCGGCCGGCGCCCGAACCTAAGAGCATAATTGACACACTGCCGTTGCTTACTCAAAAATTCGGCAGACGAGCTGGAAACATGAAG ATGGCTAGTTTGGCAACTTACTTTGGGCTCGGACAACAGAGGCACAG GAGCTTAGATGATGTCAGAATGAACCTGGAAGTTCTCAAGTGTTGTGCTGCAGTTCTGTTTTTG GAGGTGAATCTCCCAGATGTATTTTCTCTGGATAAGTTGGTGCTTACCAATACACCATCAGGGACTGAGACCTATGAAGATGCTTCTCATTCTCATCAGCGAACTCCGGGCTCACCGTGTGATGAATTCACTGATCAGCAAACTAACAGACATATCTTGAATACCTATCAAGCTGGACCTAGTATTTCTGTTTCAGAGAATGCTTCCAACTTGGTGGCATCTATGGAGCAAATGAACATAGACTTATTACAGTCGAACACACAGTTGCCCCAAATAATAGAATCTGACTGTGATAGAATTTGTACCACAGTTCCTACTGAAAACTCCAATTGTTATGTTGGATTTCTGGAGGCTGATCAAGTGTTACCAGACAAGATCAGAGCACCTACAgtccaaaattttcaaaagactATTCTTTACAGAGATTGCCCCTTGCAGCTTTCTTGTATGGGGATGAAGATCCATTTTGGAGTCAACTCAAAATTCAGAGACTATTCTGGCCGGCCAAAACTAAGTATTGTGGTGGATGCTCCTCATAACTTATGCAAGATTTTGGATATCTGCAACCGAGTTGCACAAGCATCATCACAGAATTCTGGTAGCAACTCTGAATGGCGACCTGTGCTAAAGAGGCTTGGCCACTCAAATACTGCTACTATTCGACTGCA CATCCCCACTGTGGCAAATGGTGATGGAGCCATTTACTCCACTGAGATGTACCACAAAGACCCTTCAGGGAACATGCAGAAGCTTCTTTTCAGCAGACCAGATGCCGCTGAGCTCGAGTCAATATTTGTGCCAGGAACTACAGTTGATGCTTATTTCATTGCAGACATCTACGATTTCCAACAGAATGCAGGCATCAAGCTGGTAGCTAGAAGATTGGTTGTTCTCTCGAAATAG
- the LOC122042267 gene encoding uncharacterized protein LOC122042267: MATSSPIKLALVHGGDRSRSTINLRTIKPTITSSRSRFHHRCPPTVAAAGGGSPADNVFTFSSNISTDVPLHEPPGVSFDEYVRDRARVFRAMFPDSRRSRRLNDEEWMIEMLPIHFLFASVDPVVVMRLRRRSNGKEYPPCVPDHATTAMELEATRWELRGLNDIQMPPHFALSVQGVLYPDRSSNDRRLKGHLEMSISLILPPVLRLIPEDVLRSIADAVLRRLLEKMKHEVDVGLISDYANFRREKLKMMFAAASTTTELRSSSS; the protein is encoded by the exons atggcaACTTCCAGTCCAATTAAGCTTGCTCTCGTTCATGGCGGAG ATCGCAGCAGATCCACCATCAACCTCAGAACCATCAAGCCTACAATCACATCCTCAAGAAGCAGATTCCACCACCGCTGCCCACCCACGGTTGCCGCCGCCGGAGGAGGCTCGCCAGCTGACAACGTCTTCACTTTCTCCTCCAACATCTCCACCGACGTTCCACTCCACGAACCGCCTGGG GTCTCATTCGATGAATACGTCCGCGACCGAGCTCGGGTCTTCCGGGCGATGTTCCCGGATTCGAGGAGAAGCAGGAGGCTCAATGAC GAAGAGTGGATGATAGAGATGCTTCCCATCCATTTCCTCTTTGCATCTGTGGATCCAGTTGTGGTGATGCGGTTGAGACGCAGATCAAACGGGAAAGAGTATCCACCATGTGTACCTGATCATGCCACCACTGCCATGGAACTCGAAGCT ACTAGATGGGAACTCCGAGGACTCAATGACATCCAAATGCCACCACATTTTGCTCTCAGTGTTCAGGGAGTGCTGTACCCAGATAGGAGCAGCAACGACAGGAGGCTCAAGGGTCATTTGGAGATGAGCATCAGCTTGATCCTTCCTCCAGTCCTCAGGTTGATCCCAGAAGATGTGCTCAGAAGCATAGCTGATGCA GTTCTGAGGAGATTACTGGAGAAGATGAAGCATGAGGTGGATGTTGGATTGATCTCAGACTATGCCAACTTTAGAAGAGAGAAATTGAAGATGATGTTTGCAGCTGCTTCAACAACTACTGAGCTGAGGAGCTCTTCGTCTTAA